The Rothia sp. SD9660Na DNA segment TCTTCCTCTCCCGCGTGCTCAACCCCACCGCCCAGTAGAATTAGCCCAGTAGATTTAGCACCGTCAGAGCATAAAAGCAGCCCAGAACCCTTGAACGCGGGCCTGGGCTGCTTTTTGTGCTTGTTTTTCTGTGGGGCTGTTTCAGCCGGCTTTGATTTTACCTAGTCGTTCCTGATCTGGGGCAGCATACCGGTGTTGGTGTCGGGGGAGGGCACCCTGGCGGATGGCTTGCGGGGCCGCGCCCTGCGCTGGGTGAGCAGGGAGTCTGTGATGAAGAAGGCCGCGGCGACCCACACCAGCACAAAGCCTGCCCAGCGCCCTGCTGAGAGGTGTTCCTGGGTCACGAACAGGGCAAGGAGGAATTGCAGGGTGGGGCCAACGTACTGCACCATGCCCAGAACAGAGAGCGGGATGCGGGCAGCGGACCCCGCAAAGAGGAGTAGGGGGACGGCGGTGAGTACGCCGCTAGCAGCCAGAATCCAGAAGTGAGCCGGGCCTTCTGCTAGGAGGGTGAGCTGGCCGGTGCGCGCGAAATACCACATCAGTGCAGCTGCCAGCGGGGTCAGGAGCAGGGTCTCCATGGTCAGAGACACCAGGGCAGGCACTGCCCCAATCCGTTTCTTGACCAGCCCGTAGAAACCAAAGGTGAAGGCTAGGCCCAGCCCCAGCCAGGGGACTGAACCGTAGAAGACCACCATCACCAGCACCGCGAGTGCAGCAACACCGATGCCGGCCCACTGGAGGGGGCGCAGGCGCTCGCCCAGGAAGACCACACCTAGAGCGACTGAGACAATGGGGTTGATGTAGTAGCCGAGTGAGGCTTCCATAACGTTATTACTGGTGGTGGCAATGACGTAGAGCAGCCAGTTGCCGAAGATAAGTAGGCTAGCAACTAGCAGAAGGCCGACCTGGCGCAGACTGCCCAGCACCGTCAGCAGGTTTTTGACCTGCCGGGTGAGCGGTAGCAGGGCTAAACAGAAGACCAGCGAAAAGAGCACCCGGCCCGCCACGATCTCTAGGGGAGTGGCTGGGGCTGTCAGCATGAAGTAGAGGGGGAAGAGCCCCCAGATCAGGTAGCAGAAAAAGGCGTAGAGGCCGCCTGCCACCTGCTCGTTTTTGGCTGTTTTCACCGGCATATTCTTCGTGTTTCTCTCGGTATCGTGTGGGCGGTCAATCAAGTGGCAGTTTCTCTGGGGTCACAGCAGGTGTGAACCGGTGGCGCTACGAGAAAGTGGCTACCCGGTGCATACCGGGTAGCCACTGACAGGTGCTCGGGATGAAGCCTAGAGGCCGAAGAAGCGGCTGAAGAAGCCCTTCTTTTCTTCCTTAGGCTTGGGCTTGGTCACAGCTTCTGCGCGCTCAGCCTCAAGGTCGGGGGCCTGGCCAGCCAGGCGAATCTCTGAGGCGGGGCGAGCAGGCTCCTCAACCTGCTCGTAACCGGCAGGGGCCTGCTCGGTCTCAGCTTCTTCGATAACCTGCTTGGCGGCAATAGAAGCCGCTGCGGGCTCCTCTACCTGAACGGGCTCGTCGCGCACGATGTCTTCGTCGGCGATAGCGCTGGTGGTGACGCGGCCGGGGCGGGCGTCCCCGGTAGGTTCGCGGTCGTAGGGCTGCTCTGCGTTGGGGTAAACTCGGTCGGTGGTGATGGTACCTTCGACCTCTTCCTCACGGGCAGCCTCTTCGGCGCGTTCCTTCTCGAGACGCTCGGCCTCAGCGGCCTCAGCTGCAGCGCGCTCTTCAGCTGCAGCAATTTCAGCCTCGCGAGCTTCGATGGCGGCCTGTTCAGCGGCCAGAGCTTCAGCCTCGGCTGCGCGGGCGGCTTCGGCGCGGGCTTCGTCCTCACGGGCAGCTTCTTCAGCGGCCAGGCGGGCGGCCTCTTCGCGGGCGGCGACCTGGGTAGCGGCCTCCTGGGCTGCCACAGCTTCGATGCCCTGACGCTCAGCAGCTAGCTGCTCACGCAGGTCACGGGCAGCCTGCGCCAGGCGGGCCAGCTCGTCGGCCCCAGCCTGGGGCTCAGCGGCCTCGATACCCGAGATCTTGCCGTTGTCGAACCAGAGGCGCAGGGCGCCGTCCGATGCGGTGATGACGGCGGTTGCCTCGGTGTCCCAGGCAATGTGGGCACCGCGCAGCTTGGCGTAGGAGTCTACGGCGCGCAGGTGGTTCACGGCGGTGCCGGTCTGCAGAGCCTGGGCCATGACCTGACCCATACGGTTGACGGTGGGGGCCTCAAGTTCAAGCTGGCTGCCATCGAGCAGAATCCAGGCGCGGACGCCCGCCCCGGCGGTGACGGGGTAGTGGGCGTAGATGCCGGTCAGGGCTTTGGATGCCAGGGTCAGCTTGCGGGCTAGGCCCGAGTCGAGGGGGAGCTCATCGGTGGTGAGCTCAGAGATGCTGTGCTTCGCTCCGCCTTCACGCGCCTGGATTGCTGCCGAAACGACGCGGTCGGGGAAGTGACCGAGCTCCTGCCAGGACCAGATCCATGAACCGCGGTTCTCAGATTCGGTGCCCAGCAGGTAGGGAGTGAGGCTTACGGAAGCATCAGACTGGAGGGTGAATGACGGTGCAGAGAAGTCCACCGTCCATTCTGCGCCGCCGCTGATTTCAGCAAGACGGGCCTGGTACTCGGTGGAGATAAAGATTGAATCGTCAATCAGATCCTGCAGTGTAGTAGTCATACGGTCAAGGCTAGCAACTCTTGCGGTGCTCCCGCACCTTTTTGTTGCGGTAAGAGCTTGAATTTCTGACATATTCAGCTACCTCCCCGTAACTCGGGGTGGATCACCCAGCGAGAAGGGCGGTGTACTCTGCCCCGGGGCGGGTAGTTTCTTGGTTTAATAGGGGAGATAACTCGCACCCTGTGGCTCTGCTACCCGTGTAGCGCCGCGCAGGGTTTTGCTTCGCCCAAATCTTCAGGAACAGTATGTCGCCCTCTTTGCCCCGTTACACCGAGATTGAACGCCCCGCTATGGTGCAAGATGCCCTGAACGCTATCGGTAGCTGGATGCTGGGTACGGTCAAGGTTGAACCCGGCTGGAATGAGCTGGTGCTCGATATCAAGCCCCTGTCTGAGACCGTTTTTGTGCGTATTACCGAATCACGTGATGAGCAGGACTATGTGGGTACCGTGGGCCCGGTGAAGTCAGATAGCCCGGTGCTGCCCGCTATCGAACAGCTGCAGCACGCCTCTTTTGTTGAGGGGGAGGGCACCTGGTTCACCGCTTCTGTGGTGATTACCGCCAGCAACTGGCCTGAGCCCCAGTACCAGATCGGGGCCTCCTACGACCGTGCCCACGAGCCGGTGGACTGGAAGGGCGAGGGCCGCCTGAGCGCCCGCGATATCCGCGCCCACTTTGAACTTTTCCCCCGCGACCCCGAGCACGTGCCTGACTGGGCTGCTGTGCGTCTGGCAGGACGCCGGGGCGCAGGTTTTGCTGAGCCCGGCGGGGAAGGAGGCCTGCCCGTAGGCTCCGTTAACCGCTACCTGACCGAGGCCCTGGCGGGCTTCGCAGCCGCCAGAAGCGAGCAGTCCTTGGCGAATGTCGTCCGTACCGCCCAGGGCGGCAACCTTATTATGGACATCTCCCAGAGCACCCTCACGCCCGAGGGCACCCCCCAGCTTAACTACCAGGTGCTCCGCCTGGCCAACGGCATGCGGGCCCTGACCGCCTACACGGCAACAGAACCGGCCCAGGCCTACTCGACCCAGGTGCTGAACGAACCTAACCCCCGCCTGGTGGTAGAACACGCCATGAAGGTTTTCTTGCAGGTGGCCCACGACGACAGTATCGATGTTCTGGTGCTTGACCCCGGCAGCGACCACGAATGCTTCATCGAAAAGGCCCAGATTCAGTGGGTACTGGGCTCCCCCCACAATATGCCTGCCCAGCGGGCCCTGCTCGAAGAAAATATGCACGATCTGCTCATGGCGTTGACCGCACCTGCCTCGGTGCTGCTGCTGGGGGTGCGGGCCGATGATTCTGCAGGCCGCCCCGTCATGCTCAAGAAGGACGACGAGAGCGAAGAGAACGTCGCCCTGGTCTTTACCACCTCTGCCGAGGTCGCCGCCCTCGACCCCACCCTGGTCGTGCGAAGCGCCCCGGCCCTGGACGTCCTGAAGCTTCTTGCCACCGGCACGAGCAGTTCTGTGCGTATCAATGCCCTGGCCCCCCACGCCACTCTCCCCATGGAACAGGTGCGCCAGCTCATTTCAGTAGTAGAATCACAGTAAACCCCGCCTCTTACCCAGGAGTTCCCCATGACCGGTGCCCTGCGCATGCTTGGCCTTACTGCGGCTCGTCATGCCCGCGCCACCATTGTGCTGTGGCTGGTGCTTCTGACCCTTGCCGGTGCGGGGGCACTGACCCTAGCCCGCGGCGCAACTGCCAGCTACACCATGCCGGGGGCCTCCTTTGAAGCGGTACGCGAAGACCTCCAGGCTAAGATTCCCGACAACGGTATTTCCAGCGGCTACGTGGTACTAGAGGCTGAGAGCGGCTTCAACGACACCCAGAAACAGGCTATCGCCCAGGCCGTCACTAGGATTGACCAGCTGCCCGAAGTCGCTGGCTCCCTCGACCCCTTTGTAGCGGCGGACGCCGTGACCCAGGCGTCCGTACAGCTTGAGGACGCTAAAGCCCAGTTAGCCCAAGCCAAGGCACAGATTGATGAGGGGCAGGCTCAGCTGGACGCCGCCAAAGCGGCCCTTCCCGAGGGCCTGAGCGCCGAAGAAATCGCCGCTCTTGCCCCCGACTTGGCAACCCAGGAAGCCGCCCTGGCCGAAGCCCGCACCACCCTGCGCGCGAACCAGGATAAGGTCGATGCTGCCCAGCGTGAGCTTGACGCGGCAGCCGATGCCAACATGGTGAGCGAAGACGGCACCGCATCCATCGTCAATATTGCCTTCAACCAGGACACCAACTCCCTACCCACCCCGGTACGGGAAGAAGTCTTTAGCACCTTTGATACGCTCAAAGATACCGGCCTGACCGTCAACTACAGCTATGAGCTCGACCAGGACGTCAGCGACGTCTTTGGCATCTCAGAAATCATTGGCCTGGTCGTGGCCTTTATCGTCCTGCTGATTACCCTGGGGGCGGTAGTCGCCGCCGGTCTACCCCTGGTACTTGCCCTCATCGGGGCAGGTACCGCCGTTGCCCTGGTCTACACCAGCACCGCCTTTATCGGCATGACCGCAACCGACCCCGTCCTTGCCCTCATGCTGGGCCTGGGCGTCGGCATTGATTATGCCCTGCTGATTCTCTACCGCTTCCGCGAAGAACTGCGCGACGGCGCCGATGCGCTCGATGCGGTAGGCACCGCCAACTCGACTGCGGGCCACTCCGTGCTCTTTGCTGGCATGACCAACATCATCGCCCTCTCAGCCCTCTGCCTCACAGGCCTGCCCTTCCTGGCCATCATGGGCTTTGCCGGGGCCTTCGCCGTAGCCCTGGTCGTGGCTTCCTCCCTGACCCTGGTACCGGCCGTCCTGAGCCTGCTGGGCACCCGCGTCCTCACCCGCGCCCAGCGAGAAGAACTCACCCAGCTCAACCTGGCCCGTACCCAGGAAATCCAGGTCCCCCGCAACCGCCGCGAAGCCTTCGCCGAAATCGAAGCGGCCTACAAGGGGTGGGGCGGCTTCGTCACCCGCCACCCCTTTGCCATGACCTTCGTGGCGGTAGCCGTGCTGGTGCTGGCCATTATCCCCACTACCTCCCTCCGCCTGGGCCTACCCGACGGTTCCTACCAGGCCACCGACTCAACCTCCTACCAGGCCTACCAGACCATCTCCGAAAAATTCGGTGAAGGCGTCAACGGGCCCATCATCGCGGGCCTGACCCTCACCGTCCCCGGCGACGAAGCCCGCCTGCGCGGCGTAGCCCTCGATGTGGCCGACCGCCTCAAAAACAACAAAATTGAAAGCGTCGCCATCGTCGCTACCAGTGACGACAATGCCACCGCCATCCTGGCCTTCTTCCCCACCGAAGGGCCCTCGGCAGACA contains these protein-coding regions:
- the rarD gene encoding EamA family transporter RarD; its protein translation is MKTAKNEQVAGGLYAFFCYLIWGLFPLYFMLTAPATPLEIVAGRVLFSLVFCLALLPLTRQVKNLLTVLGSLRQVGLLLVASLLIFGNWLLYVIATTSNNVMEASLGYYINPIVSVALGVVFLGERLRPLQWAGIGVAALAVLVMVVFYGSVPWLGLGLAFTFGFYGLVKKRIGAVPALVSLTMETLLLTPLAAALMWYFARTGQLTLLAEGPAHFWILAASGVLTAVPLLLFAGSAARIPLSVLGMVQYVGPTLQFLLALFVTQEHLSAGRWAGFVLVWVAAAFFITDSLLTQRRARPRKPSARVPSPDTNTGMLPQIRND
- a CDS encoding DUF6882 domain-containing protein; protein product: MTTTLQDLIDDSIFISTEYQARLAEISGGAEWTVDFSAPSFTLQSDASVSLTPYLLGTESENRGSWIWSWQELGHFPDRVVSAAIQAREGGAKHSISELTTDELPLDSGLARKLTLASKALTGIYAHYPVTAGAGVRAWILLDGSQLELEAPTVNRMGQVMAQALQTGTAVNHLRAVDSYAKLRGAHIAWDTEATAVITASDGALRLWFDNGKISGIEAAEPQAGADELARLAQAARDLREQLAAERQGIEAVAAQEAATQVAAREEAARLAAEEAAREDEARAEAARAAEAEALAAEQAAIEAREAEIAAAEERAAAEAAEAERLEKERAEEAAREEEVEGTITTDRVYPNAEQPYDREPTGDARPGRVTTSAIADEDIVRDEPVQVEEPAAASIAAKQVIEEAETEQAPAGYEQVEEPARPASEIRLAGQAPDLEAERAEAVTKPKPKEEKKGFFSRFFGL
- a CDS encoding SseB family protein, which translates into the protein MSPSLPRYTEIERPAMVQDALNAIGSWMLGTVKVEPGWNELVLDIKPLSETVFVRITESRDEQDYVGTVGPVKSDSPVLPAIEQLQHASFVEGEGTWFTASVVITASNWPEPQYQIGASYDRAHEPVDWKGEGRLSARDIRAHFELFPRDPEHVPDWAAVRLAGRRGAGFAEPGGEGGLPVGSVNRYLTEALAGFAAARSEQSLANVVRTAQGGNLIMDISQSTLTPEGTPQLNYQVLRLANGMRALTAYTATEPAQAYSTQVLNEPNPRLVVEHAMKVFLQVAHDDSIDVLVLDPGSDHECFIEKAQIQWVLGSPHNMPAQRALLEENMHDLLMALTAPASVLLLGVRADDSAGRPVMLKKDDESEENVALVFTTSAEVAALDPTLVVRSAPALDVLKLLATGTSSSVRINALAPHATLPMEQVRQLISVVESQ
- a CDS encoding MMPL family transporter, yielding MTGALRMLGLTAARHARATIVLWLVLLTLAGAGALTLARGATASYTMPGASFEAVREDLQAKIPDNGISSGYVVLEAESGFNDTQKQAIAQAVTRIDQLPEVAGSLDPFVAADAVTQASVQLEDAKAQLAQAKAQIDEGQAQLDAAKAALPEGLSAEEIAALAPDLATQEAALAEARTTLRANQDKVDAAQRELDAAADANMVSEDGTASIVNIAFNQDTNSLPTPVREEVFSTFDTLKDTGLTVNYSYELDQDVSDVFGISEIIGLVVAFIVLLITLGAVVAAGLPLVLALIGAGTAVALVYTSTAFIGMTATDPVLALMLGLGVGIDYALLILYRFREELRDGADALDAVGTANSTAGHSVLFAGMTNIIALSALCLTGLPFLAIMGFAGAFAVALVVASSLTLVPAVLSLLGTRVLTRAQREELTQLNLARTQEIQVPRNRREAFAEIEAAYKGWGGFVTRHPFAMTFVAVAVLVLAIIPTTSLRLGLPDGSYQATDSTSYQAYQTISEKFGEGVNGPIIAGLTLTVPGDEARLRGVALDVADRLKNNKIESVAIVATSDDNATAILAFFPTEGPSADSTLATVHSMNDKLEATEKATATTIGLTGSTVANIEISERISSSIPLYLGVVIALCLVLMAFVFRSIIVPVMATIGFLLSTLASFGAVVAVYQWGWLADVFGVTQPGPILAFLPILLIGILFGLSVDYQIFIVSGMRDAHRKGHSAGDAVVLGYKQGGAVVTACGVIMVAVFAGFIFSHLTAVRPIGFALALGVAMDAFLIRTTFIPATMYLLGEAAWWWPFEEKERDEEDAPKHIAE